Within the Sarcophilus harrisii chromosome 2, mSarHar1.11, whole genome shotgun sequence genome, the region CCATTCTTTACATGTCTGCTTTCCCACATATTTGGCTCAGATGCCGTTTCCTACCATCATctttaataatcataattatatagaactttaatatttataaaaaacttGTCCCACAGAATTCCTAAGAGATGTAGTTAGAACAAACAAAAATCGGTATTCCCACcccaattttacaaatagggaaataaattggaacccaggtcttttAACTTCAAGTCTTTTAGAGTAGCCAAGataagagtgttttttttttaagggaattttgactaagagacaaagaaagggggaaaaacaatttCAGAGAGGTTTTTACCACCCAATTTCTGTTCCCAGGTAGGCTTGGCCTGGGCAGTAGGCTTCCCAACCTAAATTCGTAGACTTGATATTGTGGACTTGAAATCTAAGGCCCTGCCTGAGCTGAAATTTTGGCTCTGCTGCTTAGCCTGACTGTATAATTTATATCTCGTCACCAGACCTCTCTGGGCCTactttcctgatctataaaataaaagaggagcTTTCTTAAGGTCTCCTCCAGCTTCAAATTTTAAGATTCCTATGGAAGCTCTAGTCCCAGGTCAACTTCTTTCCATTGCCCTCTGCCAGAGTCGCCAGTACCTCCCTACGGCCCTTTTTCCTTAGTCCCAGAGCTCCTCCTCTAGGGAACTGGCCTGGGTTGGGCTAGGGAGAGAACTCTCATGATCTCTATGGTACTGGAGGTGGAGAATACTTTGAGCAAGTCTCTTACCTactctgggcctcaatttacCTCCCTATTTGAATGATGGTTTGGGGCTGGATGGTCACTAAGGTTCCTTCTTGCTCTGACAAACTATGTTCAGAAGGATATGATTGCAGCTGGGATGAAGCCAAGGGAATTCTGTGCAAGGTTTTAGCCTTTGGGTTCCTCATGGGGCCTTCAAATGTTCCACTGTTTATCAGGGAATGGAAAAGATTCAGTCAGAAAAGAGTCCAGCAGTAAtctgggagaaagagagagagaaaagggggggaggaagaagtgaggaataaagagaaagaggaaggaaggaaaggaaaaagagaaaaggagagagagacagagaaatagacagatacagagacagaaacagtgacagagagaggagggaaagacagagacagatacagagagaagagggagggaaagagatagagagaaagaaaaagcgagagaagagagagagagagcaggaagagagagaggaagagagacagcaGAGAATGTAAGATGTCTCTCCCGGAAGGCCAGGGCTCCTGAGACATTGAAAAGTTCCAGAAGAGGGACTGGACCACTTTGATGCTGTTCTCTAGCAGAATTGTAGTGCCTCAGGTCACCCCAGTCACTTCAAGagtaatttaaaatgttaattttcagataagaaaaccatGGACACATATGAGtttcattttaagaatatttttattctcaaaacagaGAATTaacaaacagaagattttactTTTCAGAAGAGCTCACTACAGTCCTTCTTTAAGTAGCACGCTCCACTTGTACGTTTAAAATTGGGTTTGAGTTACAAACACTTGATTCACACAAGTAAACACTATATTTTTTTGCTTAGAGCAAGGCACTCCTGCACAtgttcttcccccttccttcctgcctttactctataCCTAGAATGCCCCATCTGGGTCTGCTGAAATCTTCCTCTTCTCATCCTTCGAGGCTCATTTGAAATTCTTCCACTTTCAATAAGCCTTCCTTGATAACCCGACCACCTCTGACCTAATGGTTACACTTCTTTAGGTAGTTACTCCTTCCTCCTATATAATGTAGCTATTTGTACTCCATGACATATCTCCTCTGCCAGACTCTGAGCTCTCTGGGTCAGGcatcaatattttcattattactgCCTTTATTCCCCCTCATCCCTCCCCTCTTTGCTCCTACTTAGCATAGGACACAAGGTCTTGTGCATAATTTGATACAAAAATCATTTGCTGATTGAATTCCTGACTGAGCAAGTTCCTTCAGACCAGAAATGATGGTGGAAAAGCCATTCTCACAAGCCTTGATCTTTGGGGATTGGCCAGCGAGTGGCAGTTCAATGGGACCCATTTCTTGGTTCCCAGGGGGTCCCCCATCCCTTTCCATGCCCCCCATCCCTAGAATCTTGGAATCCTCAGATCTGTCCTTCCAGGTCCTAGGGCAATGTCTGGGTTTGGTGGGTCTGAATGTCCTCCTCCATCTCCCTCTCAATCCTGCTACCACCACGGAGATTCCAGCCTCCTCGGTGAGCAGGTCAGGGAATGGAACCTTTCCTCACCTTTCATTGGCACTGGCCTCTACCTCCCTAGGAGAAACCAGAGTTGACTGACACTGAGCCGCTGACCACGGTGCTGAAGGCAGGaaaggacaaaaatcaagaaaaggacAAGTTGGTGCTGAAATTGGGTGAAGTCAACATGGCTCTGGATACCACTGACCTCTAACCCTGCCTATGCCCCCTGCCGCCCTCCACCCCCTCCTGAGGTCACCCCCTGTCTCCGCTTCCCCCAGAACACACACCGTGTGCCCTGCCCTCCAGGACAATGTGCCTTTGGGATGGAGGGCCACTGAGACTCAGGGCTTCTCTGCTGTCTTATCTCTCATCTGGCCTGGGGGCTGCCTCAGCATGTATCTACATTAAATTAATTCTCTTGTATGAATTGTatagtttcctttcctttcttttccccttcactCCCACTCCCAATTCAATCAATCAGGCCTCAGGTTTGGGGAAATGTTTTATTACCAATGTACAGATTGACAAATTGCACCCCAAAACAATGGGCAGGGGGAGCTGGGGTCGGACAGTCGTCAGGTACTGGAATAAGGGGTTCTGGTTTGGTCACCATAGATGGGAGGGGGAGCTCACACCACACCCAGGAGGCAGGAGATGGCaagcagaggaaagaagagaagctaGGAATATCCAGGACAGGGGATGTGGGATGCCTTTGCAGGGAGGGCTGCTTTTGCTCAGGCTTAGGGCTTTTAGCTGTAACTGCCCCTGTCCCATCAGGGTTCGAATCCTGACCTGTTTATTCTCTGACTAATTTGTTATGTTACTCTTATCCCTGCCCAGTCTGTCGCTCCCTGATTAATGAACACTTTTTGTCTGTGAACTCCAATTTGTTTGTAGCTCTAGGCTGTTTACAAGCTCATAATTCATCTATGACCCTTTATAAGCTTTAACATATTATCTCGCTCTTCTCATTATGTGTGACCTCTGGCTTGTGACCCCTTTTGCCCTTTATAACCCCTGGCATCTGTCTGTAAAGCCCTGATATAATCTGTGAGTCTCCTCCTCAGTTGCCTTGGCCACAGCTACTGGGGGTAATCAGGCTGTCCTagcatttagaaataaattttaattgaggAAAGCAAGGGAAAGCTTGGGGAGTTCCTCTGCCTCTCTaaccaggagaaaattgaggccagaGGAAACATCTGGTGCCCCTCAGCCCACTCTTTGCAGCACAGCCTAAGAAGAAGCCCTGCCTGCCTCTCGAGGGGCCAGCCATCAGCCTCTACATCACACATGTCACACAAGCAAACATGGCCTGGTTGCTGAGTGCTTCAGAAATGGAGACACAGTTGCCATCTGAGAAATACGGGCAGCTTTCAGGCAGTGCACGTGGGGCCTTGCACACTCGGAGCCTTACACGCCTGAGATCTTACACGAGGTCTTACATCAGGGCTCCACGTCCCTGCTACAATTTGTCCATATTTCTCATGCATTGCCCTATCAAAAGCCCTTTGTGAGAGGCAGTGTGATACTGGATTTAGGATtgagagacctgaattcaaatcctgcctctgacacctcCCAGCTGGGAGACTCAGGGAAAGTTATTTAGCttgtttccttacttgtaaaatgaagacaatggTACCTGTGGTCCCATCCCTCCTGTCTCATGGGGCCATCATAAGGACCAAGGGAGAGGACAGATGTGTCTTACTTTGCCAGCTTTAGCGCATAAGACTAAGAATGCCAGCTATTCTCAGGACTTTGTGATCCTAGGGTAGGGACCAcagcctctcttctccccttcctgtCTCAGGGGCTTAGCCAAGAaggtttggggagggggaagcccAGGAATCCAGAGGAGTGACTGGATCCAAGGCCACTTCCAAGCCTGGGGCTGGAGTGAAATGGGGCATGGAGAGAACCTGAAGGGCTACTTGGGATCAGAGACACCGGATGCAGGTGCAAAGGCTTGTGCCAGGATAGGAGGGAGGATGCCTGGGgcccaggatggagggaggggctTGAGAAGGTTCCCTAATGGCCCCTGGCTATGTTTAGTTCCTTGGTGAACCTATTCCTCTGGGACTGAGGGAGGCAAAAGGGAGAACCCAGGCCCAGGGGTAGGGATGACTATAGGCTGGTCAGAGGACCTGTCCTGGGTGCTTTGGGATCAGTCTTCCTCTGACCTCCAGTGTGGTTCTGTGAAAGTGAGTGATTCACTCTTCAGAGGCTGCAGCAGGAGGTGAGAGAGTGGGGGAAGAGTGTGGGAGGTGAGATGTTGCCTGAGAAACCACAAGACACTGGTGTAGATTTATAAAAAGGAGCAGGGAGGACCCAGGGCCAGGGTGGGGTGAAGGGTGGCTCACTCGGCTGTAGGGCCGGCCCGGGAGCAGCACCGAGGCCTCCGCATGCTCTGCAACAGGGACCTGAACAAGCTGGGGGGGCGTTTGGCTTCCCCGGGCCGGGGGCCACCTCTGAGAGAGCCGGCTCGAGTGCCAGGTAGCTGTGGCCCAGAGGGCCCCCCTTGCCGCCCATGCTCCTCGATCTGCTTTTCCAGGTGCTTCTGGATGGCCATTCCCAGCACCTCTACCTCCATGGAGGCCCCATACACTTCCCATGTCATGCCCTTCTCATCCCAGCTGACCTCCCGCACAGGCTCAGGGGCCTCCTCAGCGGCTCGCACCTGCACTTCTGGATAAGAGGCCTGGGGAGATGTGGTCACTGGGGTCATGGGGCCAGTGGCTACTGACCGGGTCTCCACACCCATGGACACCTGCATCTCCACATCCTTCTTGGATAGCAGGAGGCCCGGGCTGCGAGAGGCTGGAGCATTCTGAGCAGTGGGCTGGAAGCTGAAGGTCGTGGGGCCCGAGCCATCCTGGGGAGTCATGGGGCTCACCGCCACGGACACACAGGCAGCTCGAGTGTCTGCCTGGGTGCCAGCATCCTGCTGGGGAGTGCTCACATCCCAGGATGGTACTTTGGTGAAATTATCCCTAGTCCTGACTTCCCTGACTGGAGTTGGGCCCATTGCTTTCTGTGGGGCTCCGGGAAGCTCCTGGATCCCCTCTGGGCTCAGTGGGATTCCCTCTGCTCCAGTCCCAGTAGGGCCAGCTGGGTTCATCTTCTGCAGGTCTGATTGTGGGGAACACCCCAAGGACCATCCTTGGCTTGGGGGTGCAGACACAATTTTTTGAGATTCCTCTGTGATTTCTTGGGTTCCAGGGACCTGCATTAAGGGGATCCCATGTCCGGTGGCAAGGAGTGCTGTTGCTGCCTTATGGCTGAAATCTGCATGGGTGTCCTGGGGGGTTCCACAAATAGCCATTTCTTTGTTCCATTTCTGGGAGTCAGAGGAAGAAGGTATTGTCTCTGGTTTGGGGGAGGCTAAGTTCTGACTTGAGTTTTCTGGGAGAAGTTCTTTTGAGGCTGGAGACTTCTTAGAGGACACAAGGTCTGCTTTCCCAAAAGATGCAGCATCCAATTCCTTCAGAGATATGGGATTTGCCTTCCCCAAAGGCTTGGGATCCACTTGTAAGGGCAGGGGGTTCAACTTCTCTGAAGATATAGCGTCTTCCTTTTTGGGGGATGTGAGTTCTGCCTTCTGCAAGGGTACATGATCAACCTTTTCCAAGGGTCTGGGGTCTGTTTTTCCTGAGGATGCTGGGTTGATCTTCCCTAAGGACATGGGATCTATTTTGTCTGAAACAGGATCAACCTTCCTTAAGGAGACAGAATCTGTCTTCCCCAAGGACATGGGCTCTCCCTTGTCTGAGGAAATATGAGCCAGCTTCCCCAAGGGTACAGAAATGGGATCTTCCTTCTTCAAGGACAAGGGGTCTGTCTTCCCCAAAGGGATGGGATCTGTTTTTCCTGAGAGCACAGGCTCCATCTTTCCTGAGGGAATAAGTTTTGCTTTCTCTGGGGAAAAGGAATCTGCTTTCCCTAAGGAGATGGGATCTACATTTCTCACAGATACAGGATCCACCTTCTCTGGAGAAATGGAATTTGCCTTTCCCAAGGACACTAGATCAACTTTTCCTAAGGACATAAGACTCTTCTCCCCAGAGGATGTGGGATTTGCTTTGCCCAGAGGCACAGAATCTATTTGTCCTGGGGAATCTTCCTTCCCTGGGGACCCAGGATATATCTTTCCTGCAGACACTGATGCTGCCTTTCCTGAAGCAATGGCATCCTCCTTCCCCAAGGGCTTGGGGTCCACTTTCCCAAGGGAAGCGGAATTTGCCTTCCCTGAGGCCACAGAATGTACTGTCCCTGCAGATACAGGATCTGCTTTGCTCAGAGGCACAGGATCTACATTTCCTTGGGAAGTGGAATCTTCCTTCCCTAATGATCCCGGCTGTACTTTCCCTTTAGACACAGCATCTGCCATTTCTGAGACAATGGCAACCTCCTTCCCCAAAGGCAGAGAATCCATTTTCCCTATGACCATGTGGTCTGTCTTCCCAGAAGGTATTGAGTTTGCCTTCTCTGAGGGTGAAGAATCTGCTTTATCTAAAGAAACAGGGTCCATCTTTCCCACGGACATCGAGTATGCCTTCTGGGTCAAGAGATCCATTTTCCCTAAAGCTACTGGATCTCCCTTCTCCAGGGACATAGGACTGTCCTTCCTCAGTAACACAGGGTCTGATGTTCCTGAGGACAAGGAGTCCTTCATCTGCACAGAGGCAGGATCATTTTTTTCTGGGGACATACAATCCATGTTCTCCAAAATCACAGAACTTATTTTCCCCGAGGGTGTAGGATCCTT harbors:
- the GPRIN1 gene encoding LOW QUALITY PROTEIN: G protein-regulated inducer of neurite outgrowth 1 (The sequence of the model RefSeq protein was modified relative to this genomic sequence to represent the inferred CDS: inserted 1 base in 1 codon) — its product is MGSTKETASLQLLPQEPGPHLPQVAQSASLCDHVRSCQTMDLAMRNCCVSELSLPSEAASSEPQGQPKKEASEVSLGPGHPSELAELASGSEKHLPLSPKELGPSGSSLICSSDSKCPSPSPTWTTSRKEESGKEASLGLPEEPLKKETVIEPSSPLPASASGKPDPVSCEKDPTPSGKISSVILENMDCMSPEKNDPASVQMKDSLSSGTSDPVLLRKDSPMSLEKGDPVALGKMDLLTQKAYSMSVGKMDPVSLDKADSSPSEKANSIPSGKTDHMVIGKMDSLPLGKEVAIVSEMADAVSKGKVQPGSLGKEDSTSQGNVDPVPLSKADPVSAGTVHSVASGKANSASLGKVDPKPLGKEDAIASGKAASVSAGKIYPGSPGKEDSPGQIDSVPLGKANPTSSGEKSLMSLGKVDLVSLGKANSISPEKVDPVSVRNVDPISLGKADSFSPEKAKLIPSGKMEPVLSGKTDPIPLGKTDPLSLKKEDPISVPLGKLAHISSDKGEPMSLGKTDSVSLRKVDPVSDKIDPMSLGKINPASSGKTDPRPLEKVDHVPLQKAELTSPKKEDAISSEKLNPLPLQVDPKPLGKANPISLKELDAASFGKADLVSSKKSPASKELLPENSSQNLASPKPETIPSSSDSQKWNKEMAICGTPQDTHADFSHKAATALLATGHGIPLMQVPGTQEITEESQKIVSAPPSQGWSLGCSPQSDLQKMNPAGPTGTGAEGIPLSPEGIQELPGAPQKAMGPTPVREVRTRDNFTKVPSWDVSTPQQDAGTQADTRAACVSVAVSPMTPQDGSGPTTFSFQPTAQNAPASRSPGLLLSKKDVEMQVSMGVETRSVATGPMTPVTTSPQASYPEVQVRAAEEAPEPVREVSWDEKGMTWEVYGASMEVEVLGMAIQKHLEKQIEEHGRQGGPSGPQLPGTRAGSLRGGPRPGEAKXPPQLVQVPVAEHAEASVLLPGRPYSRVSHPSPHPGPGSSLLLFINLHQCLVVSQATSHLPHSSPTLSPPAAASEE